The Mytilus trossulus isolate FHL-02 chromosome 3, PNRI_Mtr1.1.1.hap1, whole genome shotgun sequence genome contains a region encoding:
- the LOC134711657 gene encoding uncharacterized protein LOC134711657 — translation MTERCCDDGPIKFQKRSEQCCGATLYDSKAQGCCGSSSFNISTHTCCASSGNMVAKYTDDKCCGTKTYNSKVTVCCAFENKIEIVNKSKDNHDSCCSSGSMNVTESYSKNTHYCSLGKVISNDIKMCGSFEYKEDSDICCQGVFEKDGKLSGKKCCGVGSFSKATHLCCTNQIYSRKKKRRCGKEPSNELQNRRPRNMKTSTKGVCRICNNSKRFFVKALKSNGFNVCKRQALKVRIISQRRHSGKRRIKMIIQTDLYSEKDYERKKIEVLLPCSCRRIRASKAILITELEDFRETVRLGDCDILLPWYSSVRKHVLRQWKTCKTKKNDLVVNNMLEIKSFIDYKYNKLTENNLE, via the exons atgacagaaAGATGTTGTGATGATGGACCTATAAAATTCCAAAAGCGTTCAGAGCAGTGCTGCGGTGCTACATTATATGATTCAAAAGCCCAGGGATGCTGTGGGTCAAGCTCgtttaatatttcaacacaCACCTGCTGTGCATCGA GCGGTAATATGGTAGCAAAATACACTGATGATAAGTGTTGTGGGACCAAGACTTACAACAGTAAGGTGACAGTGTGCTGtgcttttgaaaacaaaatagaaattgTCAATAAATCGAAAGATAACCATGACAGCTGCTGTTCATCAGGAAGTATGAACGTGACAGAGTCCTATTCCAAAAACACTCACTACTGTTCCCTTGGAAAAGTGATTTCAAATGATATCAAGATGTGTGGATCATTTGAATATAAAGAAGACAGCGATATATGCTGTCAAGGCGTATTCGAAAAAGATGGTAAATTGAGTGGGAAAAAATGCTGTGGAGTAGGAAGTTTCTCAAAGGCAACACATCTCTGCTGTAcaaatcaaatttactcaagaaagaagaaaagaag GTGCGGCAAAGAACCTTCAAATGAATTGCAAAACAGACGACcaagaaatatgaaaacttcCACTAAGGGAGTGTGTCGAATCTGTAACAATTCAAAACGATTTTTCGTCAAAGCTTTAAAATCGAATGGCTTTAATGTTTGCAAACGACAAG cattGAAAGTCAGGATTATTAGTCAAAGGCGTCATTCGGGTAAACGTAGAATAAAAATGATTATTCAAACAGACCTATATTCTGAAAAAGActatgaaagaaagaaaatagaAGTTTTACTGCCTTGTTCATGTCGTCGCATACGTGCATCTAAGGCTATATTGATAACTGAATTGGAAGATTTTCGTGAAACTGTTAGACTTGGTGACTGTGATATTCTTCTACCATGGTACTCGAGTGTAAGAAAACATGTTCTTCGACAATggaaaacatgtaaaacaaagaaaaacgaCTTAGTGGTAAATAACATGTTAGAAATCAAATCATTTATAGACTACAAGTACAATAAACTAACAGAAAACAATCTAGAATAA